From Sceloporus undulatus isolate JIND9_A2432 ecotype Alabama chromosome 6, SceUnd_v1.1, whole genome shotgun sequence, one genomic window encodes:
- the NKX6-3 gene encoding LOW QUALITY PROTEIN: homeobox protein Nkx-6.3 (The sequence of the model RefSeq protein was modified relative to this genomic sequence to represent the inferred CDS: inserted 5 bases in 4 codons): protein MDSNLQGTFLLNNPSLSTFQEVKAPMCQYSVQNSFYKLSPTGLSAQLAAGTPHGISDILSRPVAAPNSSLLSGYSHVGGFNGLGTQSIYYGSQVGNFSKAGSEYAARGRNCWADTGQEWHGGRPCGNATGHMGDGLHKKKHTRPTFTGHQIFALEKTFEQTKYLAGPERARLAYSLGMSESQVKVWFQNRXTKWGRRVPGPSSSSPXAGAGPGERSVSDEDDEYNKPLDPDSDEXKIRLLLRKHRXAFSVLGLGSHSG, encoded by the exons ATGGACTCCAATCTGCAGGGGACGTTTCTACTCAACAACCCTTCTCTCTCCACTTTCCAGGAGGTTAAAGCACCAATGTGCCAGTATTCGGTGCAAAACTCCTTCTACAAGCTCAGCCCAACAGGGTTGAGTGCTCAGCTGGCAGCTGGCACACCGCATGGCATCAGCGATATCCTAAGCAGGCCAGTGGCTGCTCCAAACAGCAGCCTGCTGTCTGGCTACTCCCACGTTGGCGGATTCAATGGATTGGGAACCCAGAGTATTTACTATGGGTCCCAAGTGGGCAACTTTTCCAAGGCCGGGAGCGAATATGCAGCCAGGGGCAGGAACTGCTGGGCAGACACAGGGCAAGAGTGGCATGGAGGTCGGCCATGTGGCAACG CCACAGGGCACATGGGTGATGGCCTCCACAAGAAGAAGCACACACGGCCGACCTTCACAGGCCACCAGATCTTTGCCTTGGAGAAAACCTTTGAGCAGACCAAATACTTGGCTGGGCCTGAGCGGGCGCGACTGGCATATTCCCTAGGCATGAGCGAATCCCAGGTGAAG GTGTGGTTCCAGAACC CGACTAAATGGGGAAGAAGAGTGCCGGggccatcttcctcctctc gcGCAGGGGCTGGACCGGGCGAGCGCTCCGTTTCGGATGAGGACGATGAGTACAACAAACCCCTGGACCCTGACTCAGACGA GAAGATCCGACTCCTGTTGCGCAAACATC GGGCGTTTTCCGTTTTAGGGCTGGGCTCTCATAGTGGCTGA